The Bradyrhizobium diazoefficiens genome contains the following window.
CCTACACAGAATCACAGGCGATTCATTCTGTGCAAGAGATCTGTGCCCAAGCTAGCCCCTTGCGGGAGAAGGTGGCGCGAAGCGCCGGATGAGGGGTTTGTCTCCGCGAGTTCAATCGTGAGAGGTTCACGCGCAGAGAGATACCCCTCACCCGGCTCACCGCTCCGCGGTGAGCCACCCTCTCCCACAAGGGGCCCACAAGGGGCCCACAAGGGGAGAGGGTGCAGTGAGCTGCCGCTGCTAGTTTCCCTCAAACACCAGATCCATCGCCGCGTCATACGCCGCCTGCACCAGCTCCGGATGCAGCTTCCCCAGCGCTTCCATCATCACGCCGGAATTGATCTCGAGCACGCGCCACTCGCCGTCGACGCGCACCACGTCGATCGACGCAAAAGCGATGCCGATGGCGCTCGCAGCATCGATCGCGAGCTTCACGCAGGCGGCGCGAATCTCGCCGTCCTCCAGCAGCACGGGCTTTGCGCCGGCATCGAGATTGTGCCGCCAATCCGAGCCGCGCTGTTTGCTGTAGACGATGAGGGGCGCATCATCGAGCAGGATCACGCGGACCTCGTCCGTGATCGCGACGTAGGGCGAGATCACGAGCCCGGTGCTCATCGAAAAAACCTCGTCCACTGCGTGGTCGAGCTCCGCCTTCGTCGTCACCTTGAACACCGAGCGCCCCGACGTCCCCTCATTGGGCTTCACCACCACGCCCTGCGGATCGGCGTGAAGTAGCCTGAGCATTGCCGCTCGCCAATCGTCGCCAACGATATTCTGGCCCAGCTTCGGGTTGAGGAAGAGGCGATGGGGAATGCAGGGTACGCCTGCCAGCGATAGCGCCTCGGCGGTTGCCGATTTGTCGTTGGCGAGGCGGTGCGCAATTGCGCTGTTGAGGCCGATGTCGTAGCCGAAGGCGAAGCGGCGGATCTCACGGCGGCGCATGGTGATCAGCCATCCGCCGGCGCGGACATCAACATCGATGCCATGGCGCGCGGCATAGTGCCTGATGGCCTGTACGAAGATCCGTTCACTACTTGTCATGCGTCTCAATCGTCCAGTCGCCAAAAGCCGCAAAAATGCGGGGCCTGGCGCCAAGCGGGGGAAAATCAGAGCTATTCTTAATGAAATTCTCGCGAGCGCGATGGAAATTAAGTGCTGCAATCAGGCCCGAAAGGGAAAAGAAATTGCCTTCAACGCGCGCCGGACAGCAGATCCGTCAATGCTGTGACCCTTTCCGCCGCAAATGCCGATTTGACCGGCATCAATTGCATCCGGAACGAGGTTGATTATTGATCTCAATGGCGTAGATCACACACGCGAAATCCTCCGCCATGGCAATGGTGTCCGCCCCGTTTTCAGGGCGGGTAACGCTTTTGCCTAAAACCGCAGTTATTCGGAATATCGAAAATCATGAGCGCGTTTTACCGAGAGAAAGTTCTTTCCGTCCAGCACTGGACCGACACGCTGTTCAGCTTCCGCGCCACGCGCGACACCGGCTTCCGCTTCCAGAACGGCCAGTTCGCGATGATCGGCCTCGAGGTCGACGGCCGTCCGCTGCTGCGCGCCTACAGCATGGCGAGTGCCAATCACGAGGAGGAGCTCGAGTTCTTCTCGATCAAGGTGCAGGACGGTCCGCTGACCTCGCGCCTGCAGAAGATCAAGGAAGGCGACACCATCCTGGTCGGCCGCAAGGCGACCGGCACGCTGATCACCGACAACCTCATCCCCGGCAAGCGGCTGATGCTGCTCTCGACCGGCACCGGGCTTGCGCCGTTCGCGAGCCTGATCAAGGATCCCGAGGTCTATGATCAGTTCGAGAGCATCGTGCTGGTACACGGCTGCCGCCAGGTCTCCGAGCTCGCCTATGGCGAGAAGCTCGTCGCGAATTTGCGCGAGGACGAACTGTTCGGAGAGCTGCTCGGGGACAAGTTGGTATACTATCCGACCGTGACCCGCGAGCCGTTCCGCAATCGCGGCCGCATCACCGACCTTATCAACTCCGGGCAGATCTTCAACGACATCGGGCAGGGCCCGCTCAACATCGACACCGACCGCGTCATGATGTGCGGCAGCCCGGCGATGCTGGAAGAGCTGAAGGTGATGTTCGAAGGCCGCGACTTCGTCGAAGGCTCCGGCAACAAGCCCGGCCATTTCGTGATCGAGAAGGCGTTCGTCGAGCGGTAAGCGCCGCTCGCGCTGTCGTCCCGGCCAACCCCCCGCCATTCCCCGACCGGCAAGCCCGGCCGAGCGGCGATTACGGCAGGGGCGCTGTTATGTAATTATTGCACTGCAATAACGGCCCATCGGACGGATTGATTTCCCTCAGCTGAATTCGCTAGCCTGAAACAAGGGCCGCGTCATATCCGTATGACAGGCGAAGGCGTATCGTACCGCCTCATGCTGGCGAGAGGATGGGAATCGTGGCCGAAGACAACAAGACGCAAGAATCGCCCAAACCCTCATCTCCTAACCCCTCATCGCCGAAACGCCTGGCGCTCGCGGAAGAGGGGATGATGGAAACCCTGCTGCTTCCATTCTCTCCGCGCTTCATCATCCTGACGATCTGCGCGGTCGTTACGGCGCTGCTGATCGGCATCGGCATCGCCGACCGCAAGATCTTCGGCATCCTGCTGATCCCGATCGTGATCTTCGGCGCGCTGACGGTTCTCGGCGTCCGCGATCTCATGCAAAAGGGTC
Protein-coding sequences here:
- a CDS encoding RimK family alpha-L-glutamate ligase yields the protein MTSSERIFVQAIRHYAARHGIDVDVRAGGWLITMRRREIRRFAFGYDIGLNSAIAHRLANDKSATAEALSLAGVPCIPHRLFLNPKLGQNIVGDDWRAAMLRLLHADPQGVVVKPNEGTSGRSVFKVTTKAELDHAVDEVFSMSTGLVISPYVAITDEVRVILLDDAPLIVYSKQRGSDWRHNLDAGAKPVLLEDGEIRAACVKLAIDAASAIGIAFASIDVVRVDGEWRVLEINSGVMMEALGKLHPELVQAAYDAAMDLVFEGN
- a CDS encoding ferredoxin--NADP reductase, coding for MSAFYREKVLSVQHWTDTLFSFRATRDTGFRFQNGQFAMIGLEVDGRPLLRAYSMASANHEEELEFFSIKVQDGPLTSRLQKIKEGDTILVGRKATGTLITDNLIPGKRLMLLSTGTGLAPFASLIKDPEVYDQFESIVLVHGCRQVSELAYGEKLVANLREDELFGELLGDKLVYYPTVTREPFRNRGRITDLINSGQIFNDIGQGPLNIDTDRVMMCGSPAMLEELKVMFEGRDFVEGSGNKPGHFVIEKAFVER